From Amia ocellicauda isolate fAmiCal2 chromosome 12, fAmiCal2.hap1, whole genome shotgun sequence, a single genomic window includes:
- the LOC136764930 gene encoding carcinoembryonic antigen-related cell adhesion molecule 6 isoform X1: MQRTTALSALLLALTTGCCALQLVLPPGPVNGTVGGSVRLNTAVNPPTPLLTVTWRNGPSDAAPLVITSAPGGSTYGDGYKGRVSVDRSTGALQITQLTLGDTGTYGVNIITNAGATLTGQVELRVYKLITSVTVLPAGGEMTVVGGNLTLQCQADAPVESRQWSRVGQPLPPHATLSTDNSTLSLTLLSPSDTGDYECRATNPVGTGTGTYSLTVYYGPDNAVITGPDTVNISDSVILHCSAQSMPPATFTWTLSGTIVSTSTQYTIHSASSADQGNYTCMGHNQNTNSTVSVVHELSVIGEAPATPYGSLSGGVIAGIVIGLVSMALMGGAVCFLLRREGSARSPPNETGEKNSQSAMYENSRALSAALTYENLPAPHTGPGKAAVQSRPEEADTTYTGLQFQDCSTYSTLDRR; encoded by the exons GGTGCTGTGCTCTGCAGCTTGTCCTCCCCCCCGGCCCTGTGAATGGGACAGTAGGAGGCAGCGTGAGGCTCAACACCGCTGTCAATCCACCAACACCATTACTGACAGTTACCTGGAGGAATGGCCCCAGTGATGCAGCTCCACTAGTGATCACTTCAGCTCCTGGAGGGTCAACATACGGTGACGGGTACAAGGGCAGAGTCAGTGTGGACAGATCCACCGGCGCTCTGCAGATCACACAGCTGACACTGGGAGACACGGGGACGTACGGTGTCAACATTATAACTAATGCAGGTGCCACTCTGACTGGACAGGTGGAGCTCAGGGTCTACA AGCTGATCACCAGTGTCACAGTGCTCCCTGCTGGAGGGGAGATGACAGTGGTGGGTGGGAACCTGACTCTGCAGTGCCAGGCTGACGCCCCTGTGGAATCCAGACAGTGGAGCAGAGTCGGCCAGCCCCTCCCCCCCCACGCCACTCTCTCTACAGACAACAGCACCCTGAGCCTCACCCTCCTGAGCCCCTCTGACACTGGAGACTACGAGTGCAGGGCCACCAACCCAGTGGGCACAGGGACTGGGACTTACAGCCTGACTGTCTACT acggGCCGGACAATGCTGTCATCACAGGCCCAGACACAGTTAACATCAGTGACTCTGTGATACTGCACTGCTCTGCCCAGTCCATGCCTCCCGCTACCTTCACCTGGACCCTCAGCGGGACAATTGTCTCCACCAGCACCCAGTACACAATTCACAGCGCCTCCTCTGCTGACCAGGGGAATTACACCTGCATGGGTCACAACCAAAACACGAACAGTACTGTGTCTGTAGTGCATGAGCTGAGTGTgatag gggAGGCTCCTGCAACCCCCTATGGGTCTCTGAGTGGGGGAGTGATTGCTGGCATCGTGATTGGCCTGGTGAGCATGGCACTCATGGGAGGGGCAGTGTGCTTCCTACTGAGGAGAGAGGG GAGTGCCAGGAGCCCCCCCAATGAGACAGGAGAGAAGA aCTCTCAGTCGGCCATGTATGAGAACTCCAGAGCCCTGAGTGCAGCGCTGACCTACGAGAACCTGCCGGCTCCTCACACGGGCCCTGGA aAGGCAGCAGTCCAGTCCCGTCCTGAAGAGGCAGACACCACATACACT GGCCTGCAGTTTCAAGACTGCTCCACTTACAGCACCTTGGACAG GCGCTGA
- the LOC136764930 gene encoding carcinoembryonic antigen-related cell adhesion molecule 21 isoform X2: MQRTTALSALLLALTTGCCALQLVLPPGPVNGTVGGSVRLNTAVNPPTPLLTVTWRNGPSDAAPLVITSAPGGSTYGDGYKGRVSVDRSTGALQITQLTLGDTGTYGVNIITNAGATLTGQVELRVYKLITSVTVLPAGGEMTVVGGNLTLQCQADAPVESRQWSRVGQPLPPHATLSTDNSTLSLTLLSPSDTGDYECRATNPVGTGTGTYSLTVYWEAPATPYGSLSGGVIAGIVIGLVSMALMGGAVCFLLRREGSARSPPNETGEKNSQSAMYENSRALSAALTYENLPAPHTGPGKAAVQSRPEEADTTYTGLQFQDCSTYSTLDRR; the protein is encoded by the exons GGTGCTGTGCTCTGCAGCTTGTCCTCCCCCCCGGCCCTGTGAATGGGACAGTAGGAGGCAGCGTGAGGCTCAACACCGCTGTCAATCCACCAACACCATTACTGACAGTTACCTGGAGGAATGGCCCCAGTGATGCAGCTCCACTAGTGATCACTTCAGCTCCTGGAGGGTCAACATACGGTGACGGGTACAAGGGCAGAGTCAGTGTGGACAGATCCACCGGCGCTCTGCAGATCACACAGCTGACACTGGGAGACACGGGGACGTACGGTGTCAACATTATAACTAATGCAGGTGCCACTCTGACTGGACAGGTGGAGCTCAGGGTCTACA AGCTGATCACCAGTGTCACAGTGCTCCCTGCTGGAGGGGAGATGACAGTGGTGGGTGGGAACCTGACTCTGCAGTGCCAGGCTGACGCCCCTGTGGAATCCAGACAGTGGAGCAGAGTCGGCCAGCCCCTCCCCCCCCACGCCACTCTCTCTACAGACAACAGCACCCTGAGCCTCACCCTCCTGAGCCCCTCTGACACTGGAGACTACGAGTGCAGGGCCACCAACCCAGTGGGCACAGGGACTGGGACTTACAGCCTGACTGTCTACT gggAGGCTCCTGCAACCCCCTATGGGTCTCTGAGTGGGGGAGTGATTGCTGGCATCGTGATTGGCCTGGTGAGCATGGCACTCATGGGAGGGGCAGTGTGCTTCCTACTGAGGAGAGAGGG GAGTGCCAGGAGCCCCCCCAATGAGACAGGAGAGAAGA aCTCTCAGTCGGCCATGTATGAGAACTCCAGAGCCCTGAGTGCAGCGCTGACCTACGAGAACCTGCCGGCTCCTCACACGGGCCCTGGA aAGGCAGCAGTCCAGTCCCGTCCTGAAGAGGCAGACACCACATACACT GGCCTGCAGTTTCAAGACTGCTCCACTTACAGCACCTTGGACAG GCGCTGA